From the genome of Vicia villosa cultivar HV-30 ecotype Madison, WI linkage group LG2, Vvil1.0, whole genome shotgun sequence, one region includes:
- the LOC131646593 gene encoding transcription factor bHLH93-like isoform X2 → MVQNRTLYLNKLETPLTFFSFISLYSSVFLYFTHCSQKREKKMELSQLGFLEELLAPRKDTWTTLSTGLNDLLLPNGWNFDSFDENLLLNPSLNPSFASFSTPLDHRFECSYGTDAVSYPFVDGFTVPELDDATPLLQQEGVEVEEFGFVGSEEKGLEERKISCKVEEQVSEIPVFNMGLCSGGNGQKKGKSKRVEGQPSKNLMAERRRRKRLNDRLSMLRSIVPKISKMDRTSILGDTIDYMKELLERIGKLQEEMDEGTDQINVLGISKELKPNEVMFNVERRDQDTRISICCATKPGLLLSTVNTLEALGLEIHQCVISSFNDFSLQASCSEVAGQRNCMNPEEIKQSLFRNAGYGGRCL, encoded by the exons ATGGTCCAAAACAGAACTCTCTATTTAAACAAACTTGAAACCCCTCTTACTTTCTTCTCCTTCATCTCACTGTACTCTTCTGTTTTTCTTTACTTTACTCATTGCTctcaaaagagagaaaaaaaaatggaGCTTTCTCAACTTGGTTTCCTTGAGGAACTACTAGCTCCAAGAAAAGATACATGGACCACTTTATCCACCGGTTTAAACGACCTACTTCTTCCAAACGGTTGGAACTTCGACTCATTTGATGAAAATCTTCTCCTAAATCCATCTCTAAACCCTTCATTTGCTTCATTCTCAACTCCACTAGACCATAGATTTGAATGCTCTTATGGAACTGATGCTGTTTCATACCCTTTTGTTGATGGGTTCACTGTTCCAGAGCTTGATGATGCAACTCCACTTTTGCAACAAGAGGGTGTTGAAGTTGAAGAGTTTGGTTTTGTTGGAAGTGAGGAGAAGGGTTTGGAAGAGAGGAAAATTAGCTGTAAAGTTGAGGAACAAGTGAGTGAGATTCCTGTTTTTAACATGGGTTTGTGTAGTGGTGGTAATGGTCAGAAGAAAGGTAAATCGAAGAGGGTTGAAGGACAACCTTCGAAGAATCTCATGGcggaaagaaggagaagaaagaggTTGAATGATAGGCTTTCCATGCTTAGGTCAATTGTCCCTAAGATCAGTAAG ATGGACAGGACATCGATTCTCGGAGATACAATTGATTACATGAAAGAGCTTCTCGAAAGGATTGGTAAGTTGCAAGAAGAGATGGATGAAGGAACGGATCAGATAAATGTTTTGGGAATTTCTAAGGAGTTAAAGCCGAATGAAGTCATG TTTAATGTTGAGAGGAGAGATCAAGACACAAGGATAAGCATATGCTGTGCCACAAAGCCGGGCTTATTGCTGTCAACAGTGAACACATTGGAAGCATTAGGCCTCGAGATTCACCAATGTGTTATAAGCAGTTTCAATGATTTTTCACTGCAAGCATCTTGCTCAGAG GTGGCTGGACAGAGAAATTGTATGAACCCTGAAGAGATAAAACAGTCACTATTCAGGAACGCAGGTTATGGTGGGAGGTGTCTTTAG
- the LOC131646593 gene encoding transcription factor bHLH93-like isoform X1, whose amino-acid sequence MVQNRTLYLNKLETPLTFFSFISLYSSVFLYFTHCSQKREKKMELSQLGFLEELLAPRKDTWTTLSTGLNDLLLPNGWNFDSFDENLLLNPSLNPSFASFSTPLDHRFECSYGTDAVSYPFVDGFTVPELDDATPLLQQEGVEVEEFGFVGSEEKGLEERKISCKVEEQVSEIPVFNMGLCSGGNGQKKGKSKRVEGQPSKNLMAERRRRKRLNDRLSMLRSIVPKISKMDRTSILGDTIDYMKELLERIGKLQEEMDEGTDQINVLGISKELKPNEVMVRNSPKFNVERRDQDTRISICCATKPGLLLSTVNTLEALGLEIHQCVISSFNDFSLQASCSEVAGQRNCMNPEEIKQSLFRNAGYGGRCL is encoded by the exons ATGGTCCAAAACAGAACTCTCTATTTAAACAAACTTGAAACCCCTCTTACTTTCTTCTCCTTCATCTCACTGTACTCTTCTGTTTTTCTTTACTTTACTCATTGCTctcaaaagagagaaaaaaaaatggaGCTTTCTCAACTTGGTTTCCTTGAGGAACTACTAGCTCCAAGAAAAGATACATGGACCACTTTATCCACCGGTTTAAACGACCTACTTCTTCCAAACGGTTGGAACTTCGACTCATTTGATGAAAATCTTCTCCTAAATCCATCTCTAAACCCTTCATTTGCTTCATTCTCAACTCCACTAGACCATAGATTTGAATGCTCTTATGGAACTGATGCTGTTTCATACCCTTTTGTTGATGGGTTCACTGTTCCAGAGCTTGATGATGCAACTCCACTTTTGCAACAAGAGGGTGTTGAAGTTGAAGAGTTTGGTTTTGTTGGAAGTGAGGAGAAGGGTTTGGAAGAGAGGAAAATTAGCTGTAAAGTTGAGGAACAAGTGAGTGAGATTCCTGTTTTTAACATGGGTTTGTGTAGTGGTGGTAATGGTCAGAAGAAAGGTAAATCGAAGAGGGTTGAAGGACAACCTTCGAAGAATCTCATGGcggaaagaaggagaagaaagaggTTGAATGATAGGCTTTCCATGCTTAGGTCAATTGTCCCTAAGATCAGTAAG ATGGACAGGACATCGATTCTCGGAGATACAATTGATTACATGAAAGAGCTTCTCGAAAGGATTGGTAAGTTGCAAGAAGAGATGGATGAAGGAACGGATCAGATAAATGTTTTGGGAATTTCTAAGGAGTTAAAGCCGAATGAAGTCATGGTAAGAAATTCCCCTAAG TTTAATGTTGAGAGGAGAGATCAAGACACAAGGATAAGCATATGCTGTGCCACAAAGCCGGGCTTATTGCTGTCAACAGTGAACACATTGGAAGCATTAGGCCTCGAGATTCACCAATGTGTTATAAGCAGTTTCAATGATTTTTCACTGCAAGCATCTTGCTCAGAG GTGGCTGGACAGAGAAATTGTATGAACCCTGAAGAGATAAAACAGTCACTATTCAGGAACGCAGGTTATGGTGGGAGGTGTCTTTAG